The following DNA comes from Triplophysa dalaica isolate WHDGS20190420 chromosome 5, ASM1584641v1, whole genome shotgun sequence.
GACACGGCGTGTTTGGCGAGTTCACCGGGCAGCAGCAGACGCACGgcggtctggatctctctcgaCGTGATGGTGGAGCGCTTGTTGTAGTGCGCGAGACGAGACGACTCACCGGCGATGCGCTCGAAGATGTCGTTGACGAAAGAGTTCATGATGCCCATCGCCTTGGAAGAGATGCCGGTGTCGGGGTGGACCTGCTTGAGCACTTTGTACACGTAGATGGCGTAACTCTCCTTCCTGGACTTTCTGCGCTTCTTTCCTCCCTTAACGGCGGTCTTGGTGACGGCCTTCTTAGAGCCCTTCTTGGGCGCGGGTTTGGCTGGTTCAGGCATGATGCTTCTCTTCAAGTGAACAGACGCTGAATGAGGAGGTGTCACGTCGCAGTGGATtttattcactctcacatgcaaatgtttagcgTCACGGAGCCTGTTGTCTGATTGCGTGTCTCCGTCTGCAAAAACCCATAAAATGTGTCTATTGGTCAGATCATAGTTTGACGTGTCGGATAGAGAGCCAATGAAAGTGTTTCCCGCCCACAGTCTCGTGTTTCAAGATGACCCTCCCACAAGCGATTCGGGTTCCTTTGTTTGCACTTCCCGCTCTTTATAGAATTTGttgtaaaaaagtttatatttgcattaaCTCTACACTGTGATATAAGTACGTAATCACATACAGCCCCTCAAAGATTTCGTACGAAGCATTTACTCCTTTTGTATGTTATTCACAATGCATTGCACGTGCTGACAATTATATAGTTATGCCGTAATGATGGTGTTTATTTTACGAGCGAGAGAAGTTGTGCAACACAACACTTGTTAAAGTACCAGTTCATCTAAACGCCACCGGTATTATAAATCTGTTTGTTAGTGATTCATTTGATATGATAGAACATCTGAAATTCACCTCTTCGAGTGAGAcagtgggtggctcttaaaagagccgttgtgttcaatgttttacttcagaatAAACGCGTTTAACCTCCGAAGCCGTACAGAGTGCGTCCCTGTCGTTTCAGCGCGTACACGACGTCCATGGCGGTGACGGTCTTTCTCTTGGCGTGCTCGGTGTAGGTGACGGCGTCACGGATAACGTTCTCCAGAAACACCTTCAACACACCGCGAGTCTCCTCGTAGATCAACCCGGAGATACGTTTCACTCCGCCGCGACGAGCAAGACGACGGATAGCGGGTTTGGTGATGCCCTGGATGTTATCACGAAGAACTTTACGATGACGCTTCGCGCCTCCTTTTCCGAGTCCCTTTCCGCCTTTACCTCTTCCAGACATGATGAGCGAGTAGTTCAGCGTAAATCTACAAACTTGATGATGAATAGAGGTCTGCAGAGGCATGTATTGTACGCACCTACAGGACCTAGTAGAAACACACTCGTGTGAGGAGGGCGCAAGTGGCACGTCacgttttttattttcctcacagCTCCGCCCTCCGAAGCCTtcagtaaatatacatttatttatcagaTTATTTTATCCAGAGTGACTTACATCacattatcttatacatttgtttctgagtgtgGAATTCCCTGTAAACTACATTTGCACTTTACaacttaacaaaacatttcttcacATCTCATCATAAGTGCAGCATGAACACGTTTACTGACACAAGCGCTCAACTTCTATATATGAGAGCCGATTATACATGACTCGTGAGACTACAAATATTCTTCAGCTGTTTGACTGAACGTTAGACTCGATTTGTCGTCTCAGACCAGTAATAATCCAATACAGGTTTATGAATTGAAAGCAGAATGTGCAGTTTTAATCTGTAATTAATCGGCAGGGAGACACAGGTATCGCATTGTTCTTTTATCGGTGAagtgtgtggctcttaaaagagcctttggtttGAAACGAACTGTCGCCCGTTTACTTGGTCTTGGCGGGCTTCTCGGTCTTCTTAGGCAGCAGCACGGCCTGGATGTTGGGCAGAACGCCGCCCTGAGCGATGGTCACTCTGCCCAGAAGTTTGTTCAGCTCCTCGTCGTTGCGCACCGCCAGCTGCAGGTGACGGGGGATGATGCGAGTCTTCTTATTGTCTCGAGCGGCGTTTCCGGCCAACTCAAGGATCTCAGCGGTCAGATACTCGAGCACGGCGGCGAGATACACTGGGGCACCAGCACCCACGCGGTGCGCATAATTGCCTTTACGGAGGAGTCTGTGAACGCGGCCCACGGGGAACTGGAGTCCAGCTCTAGAGGAGCGAGTCTTGGCCTTAGCTCTCGCTTTGCCGCCGGTTTTGCCTCTGCCGCTCATTTTCTACAGCTGTGGAAGTTTACTTACTCtgtgagaaagaaaaatgaagcTCCCATTATGCAGTTCTCAAACTTTAACCACGTCGGTCTGTCGACTATTGGTTGGAGGCCGTTAAACTATCAAACCAATCAGTCAACTTCCCTCCAAACTCAAAGCCCAACCCCCTCTTTATCCAGCCTCACTGGTGCCGTGtgataaaaaatctgtcatcatttacttacaatGATTTTTCCAAACATGTTCACATCTCTATGTTCTGATAATCACATAGGAggctatttggaagaatgtccgtgtccaaacagatctcatccctcatGTGATGCCATAGTAGATAACAGAAATACTATAGGAATCaagggggatgagatctgtttggttggcgacattcttctaaatatcttccttcattttcatcacaacaaagagaTTTACACAGGATAAAGAGACGAAGAAAGTGAAGTTTATTGAATAGGctaatatttgaaaatgtggaACATTTGCACCACATAATTTTGGTATCAACACACACTAAAGGGGAAATAAGATAATTAATTAAGATAATGAAAAGatgaaaatatattacaaatattaaatcaaataatggTCACTTTACaggtaaaatctgattttagagaTAACATTTGCAGGCTTTCCCTCACACTCAgatcaaatgaaatgaatttgttttccaTTCTTTTATTGTTCTTCACacaatatgtatttctttgcattgcatttcttatatatttttgtttgctgTGCAGAACACTTTCAGTTTAACAGAACATgtataaccaaatcaaaaggTTGGAAGactatttttatgtaataacatgtgtaaggtttaaaaaatgaaataaattatgatGAAACCGAACGTACTTCTGGACCTTACTTTtacaaaatagataaaaaacaataacaatacaaatgaaaataaaaaaatcaacacaaacatATCTATCCTTTCAGCATCtctagaaaacacacacacacacgtacgcacATTCAGATCATTCaatctttcaaatgtttcatgtcaatacatgaaacatttcattgcaaagatttatttgtattatatttaatccATATTTATTCTCCATTTGATCGTTTCGTCAGTCTGAatataacacatttacacatcacTAACACAAACAGCGTTGTGTCATTCACACAAATACCTCGAGAGGTTTCAATCTGATCAAAACAACTTCTGTGTGCAACACTTTACAAGTCCCTGAATGACATTAACTTAACTCAAGTCATTTATTACatgtatgttaaataaacagaaaacatgtttaatgtttcatcaatgtttacacaaacaaatcacatgaaATTCACTCGCAGCTTTTCTCCAGAGATCGATGCTGGTcgtgtttttaatgtaacagtgaaataataaaccctTTACTGTCGTGTAGTTTAGTCTCTGAATAAAGCTCTGGATCTCTGCTCTGTGTTCACCCTGTTTTCACTccgtcaaatgattttaaaactctGATATTTACTCGAAATGTCTCAGGAGAAAACACAAGAGTTTGCGGCTCACAGAGGCACTGACAGGTCGAGCTGAGTCTATATGGTTCTCATGTAGTGTTTAAgagcgcagcgccgcattattGATCAACTGTAGTGTGACAGTACAGATCTGAACAGAGAAATGGCAGAAACCGCTCCAGCTCCAGCAGCCCCGCCGGCGAAAGCGCCCAAGAAGAAATCTGCAGCCAAAGCCAAGACAGCGGGTCCAGGCGCGAGTGATCTCATCGTTAAAGCCGTGACGGCCTCCAAGGAGAGAAACGGTGTGTCTCTGGCCGCCCTGAAGAAAGCTCTCGCCGCCGGCGGATACGATGTGGAGAAGAACAACTCCCGCGTCAAGCTCGCCATCAAGAGCCTCGTGACTAAAGGCACACTGGTCCAGACTAAAGGAACCGGTGCTTCAGGATCTTTCAAACTCAACAAAAAACAAGTCGAGACTAAGAAGCCAGCGAAGAAAGCCGCTCCTAAAGCAAAGAAGCCCGCCGTGAAAAAGCCCGCTGCCGCTGCCAAGAAGCCGAAGACCGCAGCGGCAAAGAAGACCGCCGCAAAGAAATCTCCCAAGAAGGCCAAGAAACCTGCCGCCACCGCCGCTAAAAAGGCAACGAAGAGCCCCAAAAAGGCGAAGAAGCCAGCGGCCCCCAAGAAAGCAGCCAAGAGTCCGAAGAAAGCAGCTAAAAGCCCCAAGAAGGTCAAGGCTGCAAAACCCAAGACGACAAAGCCCAAAGCAGCGAAGCCTAAAAGGGCCGCCCCGAAAAAGAGGTAGATTACTTCTCCAGACTTTCTAT
Coding sequences within:
- the LOC130421329 gene encoding histone H1-like: MAETAPAPAAPPAKAPKKKSAAKAKTAGPGASDLIVKAVTASKERNGVSLAALKKALAAGGYDVEKNNSRVKLAIKSLVTKGTLVQTKGTGASGSFKLNKKQVETKKPAKKAAPKAKKPAVKKPAAAAKKPKTAAAKKTAAKKSPKKAKKPAATAAKKATKSPKKAKKPAAPKKAAKSPKKAAKSPKKVKAAKPKTTKPKAAKPKRAAPKKR
- the LOC130421336 gene encoding histone H2A-like — protein: MSGRGKTGGKARAKAKTRSSRAGLQFPVGRVHRLLRKGNYAHRVGAGAPVYLAAVLEYLTAEILELAGNAARDNKKTRIIPRHLQLAVRNDEELNKLLGRVTIAQGGVLPNIQAVLLPKKTEKPAKTK
- the LOC130421348 gene encoding histone H2B-like, translated to MPEPAKPAPKKGSKKAVTKTAVKGGKKRRKSRKESYAIYVYKVLKQVHPDTGISSKAMGIMNSFVNDIFERIAGESSRLAHYNKRSTITSREIQTAVRLLLPGELAKHAVSEGTKAVTKYTSSK